A window of Bos taurus isolate L1 Dominette 01449 registration number 42190680 breed Hereford chromosome 19, ARS-UCD2.0, whole genome shotgun sequence contains these coding sequences:
- the TMUB2 gene encoding transmembrane and ubiquitin-like domain-containing protein 2 isoform X1, with protein MISRHLQNNLMSVDPVSSQAMELSDVTLIEGVGNEVTVVAGVVVLILALVLAWLSTYVADSGSNPLLGTIVSAGDTSVLHLGHVDHLVAGQGTPEPTELPHPSEGNDEKAEEAGEGGGDPTGEPGAGGGVEPSLEHLLDIQGLPKRQAGPGNSSLEAPVRSEDSTCLPSSPSLISVRLKFLNDTEELAVARPEDTVGALKSKYFPGQESQMKLIYQGRLLQDPARTLRSLNITDNCVIHCHRSPPGSAVAGPSSSLAPSSTTEPPNLGVSVGSLMVPVFVVLLGVVWYFRINYRQFFTAPATVSLVGVTVFFSFLVFGMYGR; from the exons ATGATTTCCCGTCATCTTCAAAACAACcttatgag TGTGGACCCAGTCAGCAGCCAGGCCATGGAGCTCTCTGATGTCACCCTTATTGAGGGTGTGGGTAATGAGGTGACTGTGGTGGCGGGTGTGGTGGTGCTCATTCTAGCCTTGGTCCTAGCTTGGCTCTCTACCTACGTAGCAGACAGCGGTAGCAACCCGCTCCTGGGCACTATTGTGTCAGCTGGCGACACATCCGTCCTTCACCTGGGGCATGTGGACCATCTGGTAGCGGGCCAAGGCACCCCAGAGCCAACTGAACTCCCCCATCCATCAGAGGGTAATGATGAGAAGGCTGAAGAGGCTGGCGAAGGTGGGGGGGACCCCACCGGGGAACCTGGAGCTGGGGGTGGTGTTGAGCCCAGCCTTGAGCATCTGCTTGACATCCAAGGCCTGCCCAAAAGACAAGCAGGCCCAGGAAACAGCAGTCTGGAGGCACCTGTGAGATCGGAGGATAGCACCTGCTTGCCTTCCAGCCCCAGCCTCATCAGTGTGCGGCTCAAATTCCTCAATGACACGGAGGAGCTCGCTGTGGCCAGGCCAGAGGATACTGTGGGTGCTCTGAAGAG TAAATACTTCCCTGGACAGGAGAGCCAGATGAAACTGATCTACCAGGGCCGCCTGCTGCAGGACCCAGCCCGCACACTGCGTTCCCTGAACATTACCGACAACTGTGTGATTCACTGTCACCGCTCACCCCCTGGGTCAGCTGTTGCAGGCCCGTCGAGCTCCCTGGCCCCCTCctcaaccactgagccacccaacCTCGGTGTCAGTGTGGGCAGCCTCATGGTGCCTGTGTTTGTGGTGCTGCTGGGTGTGGTCTGGTACTTCCGTATCAATTACCGCCAGTTCTTCACAGCACCTGCCACAGTCTCCCTGGTGGGGGTCACTGTCTTCTTCAGCTTCCTAGTATTTGGGATGTATGGACGCTAA
- the TMUB2 gene encoding transmembrane and ubiquitin-like domain-containing protein 2 (The RefSeq protein has 1 substitution compared to this genomic sequence) — MELSDVTLIEGVGNEVTVVAGVVVLILALVLAWLSTYVADSGSNPLLGTIVSAGDTSVLHLGHVDHLVAGQGTPEPTELPHPSEGNDEKAEEAGEGGGDPTGEPGAGGGVEPSLEHLLDIQGLPKRQAGPGNSSLEAPVRSEDSTCLPSSPSLISVRLKFFNDTEELAVARPEDTVGALKSKYFPGQESQMKLIYQGRLLQDPARTLRSLNITDNCVIHCHRSPPGSAVAGPSSSLAPSSTTEPPNLGVSVGSLMVPVFVVLLGVVWYFRINYRQFFTAPATVSLVGVTVFFSFLVFGMYGR; from the exons ATGGAGCTCTCTGATGTCACCCTTATTGAGGGTGTGGGTAATGAGGTGACTGTGGTGGCGGGTGTGGTGGTGCTCATTCTAGCCTTGGTCCTAGCTTGGCTCTCTACCTACGTAGCAGACAGCGGTAGCAACCCGCTCCTGGGCACTATTGTGTCAGCTGGCGACACATCCGTCCTTCACCTGGGGCATGTGGACCATCTGGTAGCGGGCCAAGGCACCCCAGAGCCAACTGAACTCCCCCATCCATCAGAGGGTAATGATGAGAAGGCTGAAGAGGCTGGCGAAGGTGGGGGGGACCCCACCGGGGAACCTGGAGCTGGGGGTGGTGTTGAGCCCAGCCTTGAGCATCTGCTTGACATCCAAGGCCTGCCCAAAAGACAAGCAGGCCCAGGAAACAGCAGTCTGGAGGCACCTGTGAGATCGGAGGATAGCACCTGCTTGCCTTCCAGCCCCAGCCTCATCAGTGTGCGGCTCAAATTCCTCAATGACACGGAGGAGCTCGCTGTGGCCAGGCCAGAGGATACTGTGGGTGCTCTGAAGAG TAAATACTTCCCTGGACAGGAGAGCCAGATGAAACTGATCTACCAGGGCCGCCTGCTGCAGGACCCAGCCCGCACACTGCGTTCCCTGAACATTACCGACAACTGTGTGATTCACTGTCACCGCTCACCCCCTGGGTCAGCTGTTGCAGGCCCGTCGAGCTCCCTGGCCCCCTCctcaaccactgagccacccaacCTCGGTGTCAGTGTGGGCAGCCTCATGGTGCCTGTGTTTGTGGTGCTGCTGGGTGTGGTCTGGTACTTCCGTATCAATTACCGCCAGTTCTTCACAGCACCTGCCACAGTCTCCCTGGTGGGGGTCACTGTCTTCTTCAGCTTCCTAGTATTTGGGATGTATGGACGCTAA
- the TMUB2 gene encoding transmembrane and ubiquitin-like domain-containing protein 2 isoform X2, translating to MELSDVTLIEGVGNEVTVVAGVVVLILALVLAWLSTYVADSGSNPLLGTIVSAGDTSVLHLGHVDHLVAGQGTPEPTELPHPSEGNDEKAEEAGEGGGDPTGEPGAGGGVEPSLEHLLDIQGLPKRQAGPGNSSLEAPVRSEDSTCLPSSPSLISVRLKFLNDTEELAVARPEDTVGALKSKYFPGQESQMKLIYQGRLLQDPARTLRSLNITDNCVIHCHRSPPGSAVAGPSSSLAPSSTTEPPNLGVSVGSLMVPVFVVLLGVVWYFRINYRQFFTAPATVSLVGVTVFFSFLVFGMYGR from the exons ATGGAGCTCTCTGATGTCACCCTTATTGAGGGTGTGGGTAATGAGGTGACTGTGGTGGCGGGTGTGGTGGTGCTCATTCTAGCCTTGGTCCTAGCTTGGCTCTCTACCTACGTAGCAGACAGCGGTAGCAACCCGCTCCTGGGCACTATTGTGTCAGCTGGCGACACATCCGTCCTTCACCTGGGGCATGTGGACCATCTGGTAGCGGGCCAAGGCACCCCAGAGCCAACTGAACTCCCCCATCCATCAGAGGGTAATGATGAGAAGGCTGAAGAGGCTGGCGAAGGTGGGGGGGACCCCACCGGGGAACCTGGAGCTGGGGGTGGTGTTGAGCCCAGCCTTGAGCATCTGCTTGACATCCAAGGCCTGCCCAAAAGACAAGCAGGCCCAGGAAACAGCAGTCTGGAGGCACCTGTGAGATCGGAGGATAGCACCTGCTTGCCTTCCAGCCCCAGCCTCATCAGTGTGCGGCTCAAATTCCTCAATGACACGGAGGAGCTCGCTGTGGCCAGGCCAGAGGATACTGTGGGTGCTCTGAAGAG TAAATACTTCCCTGGACAGGAGAGCCAGATGAAACTGATCTACCAGGGCCGCCTGCTGCAGGACCCAGCCCGCACACTGCGTTCCCTGAACATTACCGACAACTGTGTGATTCACTGTCACCGCTCACCCCCTGGGTCAGCTGTTGCAGGCCCGTCGAGCTCCCTGGCCCCCTCctcaaccactgagccacccaacCTCGGTGTCAGTGTGGGCAGCCTCATGGTGCCTGTGTTTGTGGTGCTGCTGGGTGTGGTCTGGTACTTCCGTATCAATTACCGCCAGTTCTTCACAGCACCTGCCACAGTCTCCCTGGTGGGGGTCACTGTCTTCTTCAGCTTCCTAGTATTTGGGATGTATGGACGCTAA